In Microbulbifer celer, a single window of DNA contains:
- the rdgC gene encoding recombination-associated protein RdgC has product MWFKNLRVYRLTREFSLSAEQLHELLEPATFTPCGSQDSARCGWVPPLGKHGTQLVHHTDGYLMVCAKKQEKVIPAAVVNEKVEEMAQAIADKEARNVGRKERQNLKDDVLLEMRPKAFARSRLQFAYIAPKDGWVVINASSAKAAEELLENLREAISSLSVVPLSAKNIPQQSMTHWLTAPEAPTHFEFGHECELRDPQESGSVIRCKNQDLCAEEIHNHLVAGMQVHKLGLTWRDGVELMVDDQLAIKRLKFSDAVTEKADNVDADNAAQRFDIEFSVMALEISALLKDLLNAFGGLNTDTASVEEIVAGATREDQAAASEAEEVVF; this is encoded by the coding sequence ATGTGGTTTAAAAACCTGCGAGTCTATCGACTCACCCGCGAATTCTCCCTCTCCGCCGAACAGCTACACGAACTGCTGGAGCCCGCCACATTTACGCCCTGTGGCAGCCAGGACTCGGCCCGCTGTGGCTGGGTGCCGCCACTGGGCAAACACGGAACCCAGCTGGTACACCACACCGACGGCTACCTGATGGTCTGCGCCAAGAAGCAGGAGAAGGTGATTCCCGCGGCGGTGGTGAACGAGAAAGTCGAGGAAATGGCCCAGGCCATCGCCGATAAAGAGGCCCGCAATGTGGGCCGCAAGGAGCGGCAGAACCTGAAGGACGACGTGCTGCTGGAAATGCGCCCCAAGGCCTTCGCCCGCTCTCGCCTGCAATTCGCCTATATCGCCCCCAAAGATGGCTGGGTGGTGATCAATGCGTCCTCCGCCAAGGCGGCAGAGGAACTGCTGGAAAATCTGCGCGAAGCCATCAGCAGCCTCTCAGTCGTACCGCTGTCCGCAAAGAACATTCCGCAACAGTCCATGACCCACTGGCTCACGGCCCCGGAAGCACCGACGCATTTCGAGTTTGGCCACGAGTGTGAACTGCGCGATCCACAGGAATCCGGCAGCGTGATCCGCTGCAAAAACCAGGACCTGTGTGCGGAAGAGATTCACAACCACCTGGTGGCGGGAATGCAAGTCCACAAGCTGGGACTGACCTGGCGCGACGGGGTGGAGCTGATGGTCGACGACCAGCTGGCGATCAAACGATTGAAATTCAGCGACGCCGTTACTGAAAAGGCGGACAACGTCGATGCCGACAATGCCGCTCAGCGTTTCGATATCGAGTTCTCCGTCATGGCGCTGGAAATTTCAGCCCTGCTGAAAGATCTGCTGAACGCCTTCGGCGGCCTCAATACCGATACCGCCAGCGTCGAAGAGATCGTCGCTGGCGCCACCAGAGAAGATCAGGCCGCAGCGAGTGAAGCAGAGGAAGTCGTATTCTGA
- a CDS encoding HAD hydrolase-like protein: MTEHQWLLFDLDGTISDPAQGFVNSMNYALAAHDLPERPAEALTPHIGPPLEHTLSHLCGSEDPILVQALVDKYRERYAEVGYAENALYAGIPELLAQLGQNNDIKLAVCTSKRADFAERILDMFGLLGHFQFVSGGDVGIAKWQQLETLLATRTIDSNALMIGDRHFDLTAAHKNGLPSAGVLWGYGSREELAQHSPRHLFSEPADLLQLCD, translated from the coding sequence ATGACAGAACACCAGTGGCTACTGTTTGACCTGGACGGCACTATCAGCGACCCCGCCCAGGGGTTCGTCAACTCCATGAACTACGCCCTCGCCGCCCACGATCTTCCGGAGCGCCCGGCAGAAGCCCTTACCCCACATATCGGCCCACCACTGGAGCACACCCTGTCGCACCTCTGTGGCAGCGAGGATCCGATTCTGGTGCAGGCCCTGGTGGACAAATACCGCGAGCGCTATGCGGAAGTCGGCTACGCGGAGAATGCGCTCTACGCAGGCATTCCGGAGTTGCTGGCACAACTCGGCCAGAACAACGACATCAAGCTCGCGGTCTGCACCTCCAAACGGGCGGATTTTGCCGAGCGGATCCTGGATATGTTCGGCCTGCTGGGTCACTTTCAATTCGTCAGCGGTGGCGATGTCGGCATTGCCAAATGGCAGCAACTGGAAACGCTGCTGGCAACCCGCACCATCGATAGCAATGCACTGATGATCGGCGACCGCCACTTTGACCTCACGGCCGCACATAAAAACGGGCTGCCCAGTGCCGGCGTGTTGTGGGGGTACGGCAGCCGCGAGGAGCTTGCGCAACACAGCCCCCGGCACCTGTTCAGCGAACCCGCCGACCTGCTGCAGCTGTGCGATTGA
- the ybaK gene encoding Cys-tRNA(Pro) deacylase, with product MTPAINTARKAKVPYTVHEYVHDAASESYGLEAAEKLSVAPERVFKTLVVKLDGRELGVAVLPVSAMLSMKQIARAAGAKKAIMADKTEVERTTGYVLGGVSPLGQKKRLKTFIDQTATGFTSIYISAGRRGLEIELPPEQLAELTGATFTALVVHAGNSVTKAHSHRLQGGVEKAQD from the coding sequence ATGACACCCGCCATCAACACCGCCAGGAAGGCCAAGGTCCCATACACAGTACATGAGTATGTGCACGATGCGGCCAGTGAATCCTACGGGCTGGAAGCGGCGGAGAAACTATCCGTCGCCCCCGAGCGTGTATTCAAGACGCTGGTGGTAAAACTGGATGGACGCGAGCTGGGTGTGGCGGTACTGCCGGTTTCCGCCATGCTCAGCATGAAGCAGATCGCCAGAGCCGCCGGGGCCAAAAAAGCCATTATGGCGGATAAAACAGAAGTGGAGCGCACCACCGGATATGTTCTGGGTGGCGTCAGCCCGCTGGGCCAGAAAAAGCGCCTGAAGACTTTTATCGATCAGACTGCTACAGGGTTCACGAGCATTTATATCAGCGCCGGTCGCCGCGGTCTGGAGATTGAACTTCCACCAGAGCAACTGGCTGAGCTGACCGGAGCGACATTCACTGCGCTAGTGGTCCATGCGGGAAATTCGGTAACTAAAGCACACAGCCACAGGCTCCAGGGTGGCGTTGAAAAAGCGCAGGACTAG
- a CDS encoding YceK/YidQ family lipoprotein translates to MPRISKPRSLFTTLLATLPLTACGTFTTLTNSDQEVAANLKRQKTHCQSLPRVYSGVSYNACKLNSTQDSMVFGWVLGFYVFDSVASAATDTIALPFTLYRQNRHGNLQIDQQ, encoded by the coding sequence TTGCCACGTATTTCAAAACCACGCTCCCTATTCACCACATTACTCGCCACTCTACCCCTTACGGCATGCGGCACCTTCACCACCCTGACCAATTCTGATCAGGAAGTAGCAGCCAACCTGAAACGTCAGAAGACGCATTGTCAGTCACTGCCCCGGGTGTATAGCGGGGTTTCTTACAACGCGTGTAAACTGAACTCCACGCAAGACTCCATGGTGTTCGGTTGGGTGCTGGGCTTTTACGTGTTCGATAGTGTCGCTTCCGCCGCTACCGATACAATCGCCCTGCCCTTCACCCTCTACCGCCAAAATAGACACGGCAATCTGCAGATCGATCAACAATGA
- a CDS encoding aminoacyl-histidine dipeptidase, with protein sequence MSTIAELNPVPLWKHFAKLCEIPRPSKHEDKVVAYIVDFAKQRGLDVKLDQIGNIIIKKPATPGMENRKILAMQSHVDMVPQKNADTEHDFLTDAIKPYVDGEWVTAEGTTLGADNGIGVAAILALLESEDIPHPPLEALLTIDEEAGMTGAKHLQPGHFEAELLLNLDTEDEGELYVGCAGGVDINVTLPYRAQPVPVGHKAFKLNVRGLRGGHSGLDIDKGRGNANKIANRIIDTALGEITELHIAELDGGSLRNAIPRESFSVVTVPAEKAARLSEIALQEIALIKAELDNEAKLDITLEATKAPETVLDSDTQQKLVRALRCCPNGVERMSTSLEGIAETSNNLARVVTEEGAQEGDGGDHRVRIQCLVRSLSDSARDQHGLNVAAAFQLAGANVSLDNAYPGWTPNIQSPLLALMKDVYKDMEGKEPEVKVIHAGLECGLLAKPYPHWDMISFGPTIRRAHSPEERVHIESVGNFWAYFLKVVAAIPQKS encoded by the coding sequence ATGTCCACGATCGCTGAACTGAACCCCGTCCCGCTGTGGAAACACTTCGCTAAACTGTGCGAGATCCCCCGTCCCTCCAAACACGAAGACAAGGTGGTGGCATACATCGTGGATTTCGCCAAGCAGCGCGGTCTGGACGTCAAACTGGATCAGATCGGCAATATCATCATCAAAAAGCCCGCCACCCCGGGGATGGAAAACCGTAAGATCCTGGCGATGCAGAGCCACGTGGATATGGTGCCACAGAAAAATGCCGACACCGAACACGACTTCCTCACTGACGCCATCAAGCCGTATGTCGACGGCGAATGGGTTACCGCGGAAGGCACCACCCTCGGTGCGGACAACGGCATCGGCGTAGCGGCTATCCTCGCCCTGCTGGAGTCCGAAGATATTCCCCACCCGCCGCTGGAAGCACTGCTCACCATCGACGAAGAAGCGGGCATGACCGGTGCCAAACACCTGCAGCCGGGACACTTCGAGGCGGAACTGCTGCTGAACCTGGATACCGAGGATGAGGGCGAACTCTACGTGGGTTGTGCCGGCGGCGTCGACATCAATGTCACCCTGCCCTACCGCGCGCAGCCGGTACCGGTAGGCCACAAAGCGTTCAAGTTGAACGTACGCGGGTTGCGCGGCGGTCACTCCGGTCTCGATATCGATAAAGGCCGCGGCAACGCCAACAAGATAGCCAACCGCATCATCGACACTGCCCTTGGGGAAATCACCGAACTGCATATCGCCGAACTTGACGGCGGCAGCCTGCGCAATGCCATTCCCCGGGAATCTTTCAGCGTTGTAACCGTGCCGGCAGAGAAGGCCGCACGCCTGTCGGAAATTGCCCTGCAGGAAATCGCACTGATCAAGGCCGAGCTCGACAATGAAGCGAAGCTGGATATCACACTGGAAGCCACAAAAGCGCCGGAAACCGTGCTCGACAGTGATACGCAGCAGAAACTCGTCCGCGCTCTCCGCTGCTGCCCCAACGGCGTGGAGCGTATGAGCACTTCACTGGAAGGTATTGCGGAGACCTCCAACAACCTGGCTCGCGTCGTCACTGAAGAAGGCGCTCAAGAAGGTGACGGCGGCGACCATCGCGTACGTATCCAGTGCCTGGTGCGCAGCCTGTCCGACAGTGCCCGCGACCAGCACGGTCTGAACGTCGCCGCCGCCTTCCAGCTGGCCGGTGCAAATGTCTCCCTGGATAACGCCTACCCCGGCTGGACACCCAACATCCAGTCTCCGCTGCTGGCGTTGATGAAAGACGTCTATAAGGATATGGAAGGCAAAGAGCCGGAAGTGAAAGTCATCCACGCGGGCCTCGAATGCGGACTGCTGGCCAAACCTTACCCACACTGGGATATGATCTCCTTCGGCCCCACCATCCGCCGCGCGCACTCTCCGGAAGAGCGGGTACATATTGAGAGCGTGGGCAATTTCTGGGCGTACTTCCTGAAAGTGGTGGCAGCCATTCCGCAAAAAAGCTGA
- a CDS encoding VacB/RNase II family 3'-5' exoribonuclease, translating to MLNADALKQLTQLKTDIRSTKEYAEGRVRGSSGKFGFVVLDDGREAFLPPAEMDRVFPGDRVRVSLNDEDKGKLSAELDSLIDSELKYLVGQYVQRGQGHFIQPSQPGLSRWIFLPPKARGKAQPGEFIACSVTRHPFKDGRSQAKVERVIGKPEMPGIEHAFVVAQYQLPDQFSKEALAQAEDIPAQLETLCAERKDMSDLGFVTIDAETTKDMDDALAVTESDSGWTLHIAVADPASLIEPGSALDKDARQRANSVYLTGETLPMLPASLCENSFSLLANELRPALVMHIEVGKDGTLNGFEYEFAAVRSQHKLSYAQVARFIDGDESAVPVEQHASLRHLDALSKARAEYRAGHSLVMEDRPDYALILNAQRKIERIEKQERTTAQRMVEEAMLATNICAGKKLAELGAGCFSIHLGFRDERMAEVRALLKETLPEFTELDLLDLDNYLKLVKHLESHSEPAMQNVLAVLKRMLRPGELSHTAAAHLGLGLTHYATVTSPIRKFNDLHNHRVLRAALEGEGANLPSLDASSSESLQQRVATGRQADRALQQWLYCQFLENRIGETHTGKITLVNGAGIGVRLEEYGVNGFVRFNSKKQPFEFDGKHLRITRGEESFQLEQDVQVKISAVDTDKRRIAFELVTEATPAA from the coding sequence ATGCTCAATGCCGATGCTCTCAAGCAGCTGACACAACTGAAAACCGACATCCGCTCCACCAAGGAGTATGCTGAAGGACGGGTACGCGGCAGCAGCGGCAAGTTTGGGTTTGTGGTGCTAGATGACGGTCGCGAAGCGTTCCTGCCACCGGCTGAAATGGATCGCGTGTTCCCCGGCGACCGGGTGCGGGTGAGCCTGAATGACGAAGACAAAGGAAAGCTCTCCGCAGAACTGGACAGCTTGATCGACAGCGAGCTGAAGTATCTGGTCGGCCAGTACGTTCAGCGCGGACAGGGCCATTTCATCCAACCCAGCCAACCGGGTCTGTCCCGCTGGATATTTCTGCCGCCCAAGGCGCGCGGTAAAGCCCAGCCCGGTGAGTTCATCGCCTGTAGTGTCACACGCCATCCCTTTAAAGACGGTCGATCCCAGGCGAAGGTAGAACGCGTTATCGGCAAACCGGAAATGCCCGGTATCGAGCACGCTTTTGTGGTGGCCCAGTACCAGCTCCCGGACCAGTTCAGTAAAGAAGCGCTGGCACAGGCAGAAGATATTCCCGCACAACTGGAAACACTCTGCGCTGAGCGCAAAGATATGTCCGACCTGGGCTTTGTCACCATCGACGCCGAAACCACCAAAGATATGGACGATGCCCTGGCGGTCACCGAATCCGACAGCGGCTGGACCCTGCACATTGCCGTTGCCGATCCCGCCAGCCTGATTGAACCTGGCAGCGCTCTGGACAAAGACGCACGCCAGCGCGCCAATAGTGTCTACCTGACCGGCGAAACCCTGCCTATGCTGCCCGCCAGCCTGTGTGAAAACAGCTTCTCCCTGCTGGCGAATGAACTGCGCCCGGCCCTGGTGATGCATATTGAGGTGGGTAAAGACGGAACGCTGAATGGCTTTGAATACGAATTTGCCGCTGTCCGTTCCCAGCACAAGCTGAGCTATGCCCAGGTTGCCCGGTTTATCGACGGTGACGAATCCGCTGTGCCGGTGGAGCAGCACGCCAGCCTGCGCCACCTGGATGCATTGAGCAAAGCCCGCGCCGAGTACCGCGCAGGCCACTCTCTGGTGATGGAAGATCGCCCGGACTACGCGCTGATTCTGAACGCCCAGCGCAAAATCGAGCGCATCGAAAAGCAGGAGCGCACCACCGCCCAGCGCATGGTGGAAGAAGCCATGCTCGCGACCAATATCTGCGCCGGCAAGAAGCTGGCGGAACTCGGTGCAGGGTGCTTCTCCATCCATCTCGGTTTCCGCGACGAACGCATGGCGGAGGTCCGCGCGCTACTGAAAGAAACCCTGCCGGAGTTTACCGAGCTGGACCTGCTGGATCTGGATAATTACCTCAAACTGGTAAAACACCTGGAATCCCACTCTGAGCCGGCCATGCAGAATGTACTCGCAGTACTCAAGCGCATGCTCCGCCCCGGCGAGCTGAGCCACACGGCTGCTGCGCACCTGGGACTCGGCCTTACCCATTACGCCACGGTCACCTCGCCGATCCGCAAATTCAACGATTTGCACAACCACCGTGTTCTGCGTGCCGCCCTTGAAGGTGAAGGCGCAAACCTCCCATCACTCGACGCCAGCAGTAGCGAATCCCTGCAACAGCGGGTCGCCACCGGCCGCCAGGCGGATCGCGCACTGCAACAATGGCTGTACTGCCAGTTTCTGGAAAACAGAATTGGCGAGACCCATACCGGAAAAATCACCCTGGTAAATGGTGCCGGCATCGGTGTGCGCCTGGAAGAGTACGGCGTCAACGGTTTTGTGCGCTTCAATAGCAAAAAGCAGCCGTTTGAATTTGATGGCAAGCACCTGCGTATCACCCGCGGTGAGGAGTCCTTCCAGCTGGAACAGGACGTTCAGGTGAAAATCAGTGCGGTCGATACCGACAAGCGCCGTATCGCCTTTGAACTGGTCACTGAAGCCACACCCGCGGCGTAA
- a CDS encoding Glu/Leu/Phe/Val dehydrogenase dimerization domain-containing protein, translated as MSVFSHPAYDNHEEVAFYHDAKSGLKAIIAVHNTNLGPSLGGCRMWPYADDGEALNDVLRLSRGMTYKSAMAGLKLGGGKSVIIGDPRKQKTPELLHAMGDFLNSLGGRYITAEDSGTSVADMQIIAERSEFVSGVTSGQEHGGDPSPSTAYGVFVGLKAAVAHRWGRTDLSGLKVSIQGVGNVGFRLAKLLKDSGAELFVTDIFQDNVDRAVNELGATAVSAEEIFDLDVDLFAPCALGAILNDDTIARLKVGAIAGAANNQLAEAHHAQLLKDKGILYAPDYVINAGGIIDVYYQQLGQQGDYDPAQVQAHIETIGTTMEEVFQRADDSGETTAHVADRIAEERFGHEDALKKSDSAAA; from the coding sequence ATGAGTGTATTTTCCCATCCTGCCTACGATAATCATGAAGAAGTTGCCTTTTATCACGACGCCAAAAGCGGTCTGAAGGCCATTATCGCAGTACACAACACCAATCTGGGACCGTCCCTCGGCGGCTGTCGTATGTGGCCCTATGCAGATGATGGAGAAGCACTGAACGACGTGCTGCGTCTGTCCCGCGGTATGACCTACAAGTCCGCGATGGCCGGACTCAAGTTGGGTGGCGGTAAATCCGTCATTATTGGCGATCCTCGCAAACAGAAGACCCCCGAATTGCTGCACGCCATGGGAGACTTTCTGAACTCTCTCGGTGGCCGCTACATTACAGCGGAAGACTCCGGCACCAGTGTCGCGGACATGCAGATCATAGCCGAGCGCAGTGAATTCGTTTCCGGGGTGACTTCCGGACAGGAGCACGGTGGCGACCCGTCTCCCTCCACGGCCTACGGCGTATTTGTCGGCCTTAAGGCAGCGGTGGCCCACCGTTGGGGCCGTACCGACCTGAGCGGCCTGAAGGTTTCCATTCAGGGCGTGGGCAATGTCGGATTCCGTCTGGCCAAGCTGTTGAAAGATTCCGGCGCTGAACTGTTTGTTACCGATATCTTCCAGGACAACGTCGACCGCGCCGTCAATGAGCTGGGTGCCACCGCAGTGAGCGCGGAAGAAATTTTTGATCTGGACGTCGATCTGTTCGCCCCGTGTGCTCTGGGTGCGATTCTAAATGACGACACCATCGCTCGATTGAAAGTCGGTGCGATTGCCGGTGCTGCCAACAATCAGCTCGCAGAAGCCCACCATGCCCAGCTATTGAAAGACAAGGGGATTCTTTACGCCCCGGACTATGTCATCAATGCCGGTGGCATCATTGACGTTTACTACCAGCAACTGGGACAGCAGGGTGACTACGACCCCGCGCAGGTGCAAGCCCATATTGAAACCATTGGCACCACTATGGAAGAAGTTTTCCAGCGCGCAGATGACAGCGGCGAAACCACTGCGCATGTTGCCGATCGGATTGCGGAAGAGCGTTTTGGTCATGAGGATGCGCTTAAAAAGTCCGACTCTGCGGCGGCCTGA